One window of Neptuniibacter halophilus genomic DNA carries:
- the hslV gene encoding ATP-dependent protease subunit HslV — translation MTTIVSVRRGDQVVVGGDGQVSLGNTVMKGSAKKVNMLPKHQVITGFAGSTADAITLRDLFEAQLEKHQGNIVNAVIHLAREWRSDRVLRRLEALMLVANREKTYLISGSGDVIEPEDGVIAIGSGGNFALAAARALTENTELNARDIVEKSLHIAAGICVFTNDNLTIETLDSAT, via the coding sequence TGACAACGATTGTCTCTGTCCGCCGTGGCGACCAGGTGGTTGTCGGTGGCGACGGCCAGGTTTCCCTCGGCAACACCGTAATGAAAGGCAGCGCCAAAAAAGTGAACATGCTGCCAAAACATCAGGTGATCACCGGTTTTGCCGGTTCCACCGCCGATGCCATCACCCTGCGCGATCTGTTTGAAGCCCAACTGGAAAAGCATCAGGGCAATATCGTTAATGCGGTTATCCATCTGGCCCGCGAATGGCGAAGTGACCGTGTACTGCGCCGCCTCGAAGCACTGATGCTGGTTGCCAACCGGGAGAAAACCTACCTGATCTCCGGCAGCGGCGATGTCATTGAACCGGAAGACGGCGTCATCGCCATTGGCTCAGGCGGCAACTTTGCCCTCGCCGCAGCCCGTGCACTGACCGAAAACACCGAACTGAACGCCCGTGATATCGTGGAAAAAAGCCTGCATATTGCGGCCGGCATCTGCGTTTTCACCAATGACAACCTGACCATCGAAACCCTCGATTCAGCCACCTGA
- a CDS encoding CopD family protein encodes MLWVKTFHILAMTSWMAGIFYLPRIFVHYVEGREAGQDVTRLEIMAGKLYGFMSVMALFTLGLGLWLWLGFGFSGGWLHAKLLFVVLLIGYHHWCKAYLKKMRAGQLDKSGRYFRLFNELPLLIFVPILILVVVKPF; translated from the coding sequence ATGCTCTGGGTTAAAACATTTCATATTCTGGCGATGACCAGTTGGATGGCGGGAATTTTCTATCTGCCACGGATCTTTGTGCATTACGTTGAGGGCCGTGAAGCCGGGCAGGATGTGACCCGTCTGGAGATTATGGCAGGCAAGCTTTACGGCTTTATGAGTGTAATGGCGCTGTTTACGCTGGGTTTGGGGCTCTGGCTCTGGCTTGGTTTTGGCTTTAGTGGTGGCTGGTTGCACGCCAAGCTGCTGTTTGTGGTGTTGCTGATCGGTTACCACCACTGGTGCAAAGCCTATCTGAAAAAGATGCGTGCCGGGCAGTTAGACAAGAGCGGGCGCTATTTTCGTCTGTTCAACGAACTGCCGTTGCTGATCTTTGTCCCGATTCTGATTCTGGTGGTGGTGAAGCCTTTTTAA
- a CDS encoding MFS transporter — protein MIETGTAQFWRATLALCLGSFMIFSNVYVTQPLLPMLSTEFAVSPLQASWSMTVTTLTLGVSLLLFGPLSDAIGRTRLMVLSMCGVVLCSFALSLVEDFTMLILLRAVQGICLAGLPAIAIAYMGDEFSKKALAVAVGIYISGNTLGGIGGRLIGGFVGDWLGWQEAFAAMSLVSLICLSLFVWLLPASEHFSAQPVKPGRMLRDMLSHLRNPLLLLAYLIGGFNFFIFINQYSYATFLLAGEPYQLPASLLGMLFLTYLSGTLGSALSGRFVQLLPQPLVIAAGCAVLMVGSLLTLIPALWAIVLGFLVNAFGFFVAHSSASSWVSQRATHARATASSIYLVFYYLGASSGGFYLDPFWRWAGWQGIVIGSLCVLALTLSLALTLHLKTRSKPLVVAAVAG, from the coding sequence ATGATCGAAACCGGCACAGCACAATTCTGGCGCGCAACTCTGGCTCTCTGCCTGGGTTCCTTTATGATCTTTTCCAACGTCTATGTGACCCAGCCACTGTTGCCAATGCTATCGACTGAATTTGCGGTCAGCCCGTTGCAGGCAAGCTGGAGTATGACCGTGACTACCCTGACGCTTGGTGTTTCGCTGCTGCTGTTCGGGCCACTGTCGGACGCCATTGGTCGTACCCGGCTGATGGTGCTGAGTATGTGTGGTGTCGTGCTGTGCAGTTTTGCTCTGTCGCTGGTGGAGGATTTTACGATGTTGATTCTGCTGCGCGCAGTGCAGGGAATCTGTCTGGCGGGTTTGCCGGCCATCGCTATCGCTTATATGGGCGATGAATTCAGTAAAAAAGCGTTGGCTGTGGCGGTGGGTATTTATATCAGCGGTAACACGCTGGGTGGCATCGGTGGGCGTCTGATCGGCGGTTTTGTAGGAGACTGGCTGGGATGGCAGGAGGCGTTTGCAGCGATGAGTCTGGTCAGTCTGATCTGCCTCAGCCTGTTTGTCTGGTTACTGCCAGCGTCAGAGCACTTCAGTGCGCAGCCGGTGAAACCGGGGCGGATGTTGCGTGATATGCTGTCGCATCTGCGGAATCCTTTGTTGTTGCTGGCCTATCTGATTGGCGGTTTTAACTTTTTTATCTTTATCAATCAGTACAGCTACGCCACTTTTTTGTTGGCGGGAGAGCCCTACCAGCTACCGGCCAGCCTGCTGGGCATGTTGTTTCTTACCTATCTGAGCGGCACGCTGGGGTCTGCGCTTTCCGGGCGGTTTGTGCAACTGCTGCCGCAGCCGCTGGTGATTGCAGCAGGATGTGCTGTGCTGATGGTCGGGTCTCTGCTGACCCTGATTCCGGCATTGTGGGCGATTGTGCTGGGCTTTCTGGTCAATGCATTTGGTTTCTTTGTTGCCCATTCCAGTGCCAGTAGCTGGGTCAGTCAGCGTGCGACCCATGCCCGGGCAACCGCTTCCTCCATCTATCTGGTGTTTTACTATCTGGGTGCCAGCAGTGGTGGCTTCTATCTGGATCCGTTCTGGCGCTGGGCCGGCTGGCAGGGGATTGTGATCGGCTCTCTGTGTGTGCTGGCCCTGACCCTGAGTCTGGCGCTGACCCTGCATCTGAAAACCCGTAGCAAGCCGCTGGTGGTGGCCGCCGTGGCCGGGTAA
- a CDS encoding ubiquinone biosynthesis accessory factor UbiJ, producing MIEMLQATLFTSGESLINQLLKRDPVTLGHLNHLSGKVIQIELTLPRLNLFLIPNADGIQLQSVFNDTPDATLSGSASDFLTLLSSRDKADAMFGKTIKISGDSALATRFQEIISDARIDWEAMLADIIGELPAHQVALYAAWKAQWYKNTGSSLLHNLDEYVREEARLIPTRPEVERFYSEIDELRERSDRISARVAALQAR from the coding sequence ATGATTGAGATGCTACAGGCAACCCTGTTCACCAGTGGCGAGAGCCTGATTAATCAGCTGCTGAAACGTGACCCGGTTACGCTGGGGCATCTGAATCATCTCAGTGGCAAGGTCATTCAGATCGAACTGACCTTGCCCCGCCTGAACCTGTTCCTGATCCCGAATGCAGACGGTATTCAGTTGCAATCGGTGTTCAATGACACCCCGGACGCCACCCTCAGCGGCAGCGCCAGCGATTTCCTGACCCTGCTCAGCAGCCGCGACAAGGCTGACGCTATGTTTGGCAAAACCATTAAGATCAGCGGTGACAGTGCGCTGGCGACGCGGTTTCAGGAGATCATCAGCGATGCCCGGATCGACTGGGAAGCCATGCTGGCAGACATTATTGGCGAACTCCCGGCTCATCAGGTGGCCCTTTATGCCGCGTGGAAAGCCCAGTGGTATAAAAACACAGGTAGCAGCCTGCTGCATAATCTGGACGAGTACGTGCGCGAAGAAGCCCGCCTGATCCCAACACGCCCGGAAGTTGAACGCTTCTACAGCGAAATTGATGAATTACGTGAACGCAGCGATCGGATCAGTGCCCGAGTCGCCGCATTGCAGGCCCGATAG
- the serA gene encoding phosphoglycerate dehydrogenase: MTQTTSLDKSKIKILLLEGVHQSAVDTFNQNGYTNIEFLTGSLPEEELIARIKDVHFVGIRSRTQLTEKVFEAAEKLVAVGCFCIGTNQVNLEAATMRGVAVFNAPYSNTRSVAELVIAEAILLLRGVAEKNAKAHRGEWQKTAKNSYEIRGKKLGIVGYGSIGSQLSVIAESLGMDVYFYDVVTKLPLGNATQVGSMKELLNMSDIVSLHVPETPSTKNMMGEAQFAEMKQGSIFINAARGTVVVIDELCQALDSGRLLGAAIDVFPVEPRTNNDEFISPLREYDNVILTPHVGGSTMEAQENIGYEVSEKLIKYSDNGSSITSVNFPEVALPEHPNVHRLLHVHNNVPGIMTAINSVFSENSINISGQYLQTNEKVGYVVIDVDADYSDVALENLKHIDGTIRCRRLF; the protein is encoded by the coding sequence ATGACTCAAACAACCTCTCTTGATAAGAGCAAGATCAAGATTTTGTTGCTGGAAGGCGTTCACCAGTCTGCTGTGGATACCTTCAATCAGAATGGTTATACCAACATTGAATTCCTCACCGGCTCCCTGCCGGAGGAAGAGCTGATTGCACGTATCAAAGATGTGCACTTTGTCGGTATCCGTTCCCGTACTCAGCTAACCGAAAAAGTTTTTGAAGCCGCTGAGAAGCTGGTTGCCGTAGGTTGTTTCTGCATCGGCACCAATCAGGTAAATCTGGAAGCAGCGACTATGCGCGGCGTTGCTGTATTCAACGCACCCTACTCCAACACCCGTTCCGTTGCGGAACTGGTTATTGCCGAAGCGATCCTGCTGCTGCGTGGCGTCGCTGAGAAAAACGCCAAGGCACACCGTGGTGAGTGGCAGAAAACTGCGAAAAACTCCTACGAGATCCGTGGCAAGAAACTGGGTATTGTCGGCTACGGCAGCATCGGTTCCCAGTTGAGCGTTATCGCTGAGTCTCTGGGCATGGACGTTTACTTCTACGACGTTGTCACCAAACTGCCACTCGGTAATGCAACTCAGGTTGGCTCTATGAAAGAGCTGCTGAACATGAGCGACATTGTTTCCCTGCACGTTCCGGAAACACCATCGACCAAAAACATGATGGGTGAAGCTCAGTTTGCAGAAATGAAACAGGGTTCCATCTTTATCAACGCGGCGCGCGGCACTGTCGTAGTGATCGATGAGCTGTGCCAGGCACTGGATTCCGGCCGCCTGCTGGGCGCTGCGATCGATGTATTCCCGGTTGAACCACGCACCAACAATGACGAGTTCATCTCGCCACTGCGTGAGTACGACAACGTCATCCTGACGCCACACGTGGGCGGTTCCACTATGGAAGCTCAGGAAAACATCGGTTACGAAGTATCTGAAAAGCTGATCAAGTACAGCGATAACGGCTCTTCCATCACCTCCGTTAACTTCCCTGAGGTGGCTCTGCCGGAACATCCGAATGTACACCGTCTGCTGCACGTTCATAACAACGTGCCGGGCATCATGACAGCGATCAACAGCGTGTTCTCTGAGAACAGCATCAACATCAGCGGTCAGTACCTGCAGACTAACGAGAAAGTGGGTTACGTAGTGATCGACGTTGACGCAGATTACTCCGACGTTGCGCTGGAAAACCTGAAACACATCGATGGCACTATCCGCTGCCGTCGCCTGTTCTGA
- a CDS encoding DUF971 domain-containing protein: MSQAPVPSQIKLHKKSRTLELTYADGSFELTAEYLRVHSPSAEVRGHGIGNGVLQTGKKLVGIKELIPSGNYALKIVFDDGHDSGLYTWDCLYDLAHQHDRYWQEYLDKLAAAGESRDGGLIAVGRA, from the coding sequence ATGTCTCAGGCGCCCGTACCCTCGCAGATTAAACTGCACAAAAAATCCCGTACTCTGGAGCTGACCTACGCCGACGGCAGCTTCGAACTGACCGCCGAATACCTGCGCGTTCACTCCCCTTCAGCGGAGGTGCGGGGTCACGGCATCGGTAACGGCGTTCTGCAGACCGGCAAAAAGCTGGTCGGGATCAAAGAACTGATCCCGAGCGGCAACTATGCGCTGAAGATCGTCTTTGATGATGGCCATGACAGCGGCCTCTATACCTGGGATTGCCTCTACGATCTGGCCCATCAGCATGACCGCTACTGGCAGGAATATCTGGATAAACTGGCCGCCGCGGGTGAAAGCCGGGATGGCGGGCTGATCGCAGTCGGTCGTGCCTAA
- a CDS encoding DUF2927 domain-containing protein, with protein sequence MLLRLLLFVALSVPAWAAEPPRWQQPGFIQQAFFQVALRNEYKAGTGVLRRWQQPVRVWIDHQVADQALHTDLVKMHLKHLQAITGHSVSLVSKRDQANLILLFTRQARWQQDVGRLLGKAATRHTRGAVCMANFRLNRRAEIDWAAVVIPVDQARMHGKLVACIVEELTQVLGLPNDSEQAYPSIFNDKTPEDLLTGLDYLLLKLLYRPELKPGMTQQQLRPVVQNLLRQWQIEGTIGSAAQQVRRGELYPLLGY encoded by the coding sequence ATGCTGCTGCGCCTGTTGCTGTTCGTCGCGCTGAGTGTGCCTGCCTGGGCTGCAGAACCGCCGCGCTGGCAGCAACCGGGGTTTATCCAGCAGGCGTTCTTTCAGGTCGCGCTGCGCAATGAATACAAAGCCGGTACCGGTGTATTGCGGCGCTGGCAGCAGCCGGTAAGGGTGTGGATTGATCATCAGGTTGCAGATCAGGCCCTGCATACCGATCTGGTTAAGATGCACCTGAAGCATCTGCAGGCCATTACCGGTCATTCTGTCTCTCTGGTCAGCAAACGTGATCAGGCCAACCTGATTCTGCTGTTTACCCGTCAGGCCCGCTGGCAGCAGGACGTTGGGAGGCTGTTGGGTAAAGCGGCAACCCGGCATACCCGCGGCGCTGTGTGTATGGCCAATTTCCGGCTTAACCGGCGTGCTGAAATTGACTGGGCGGCTGTCGTGATTCCGGTAGATCAGGCACGGATGCACGGTAAGCTGGTGGCCTGCATAGTTGAGGAGCTGACTCAGGTGCTTGGGTTGCCGAATGATTCGGAGCAGGCCTATCCCTCTATCTTTAACGATAAAACTCCGGAAGATCTGCTTACGGGGCTGGACTATCTGTTACTGAAACTGCTCTACCGTCCGGAGCTTAAGCCGGGGATGACTCAGCAGCAGTTACGCCCGGTTGTGCAAAACCTGCTCCGGCAGTGGCAGATTGAGGGTACAATCGGCAGCGCGGCGCAGCAGGTCAGGCGCGGTGAGCTTTATCCCCTGTTAGGTTACTGA
- the ubiE gene encoding bifunctional demethylmenaquinone methyltransferase/2-methoxy-6-polyprenyl-1,4-benzoquinol methylase UbiE has protein sequence MADQQQNDTTHFGYENVKTEEKVQRVADVFHSVAGKYDLMNDLMSGGVHRLWKRITIEQSGVRAGHSVLDIAGGTGDLTMRFSRLVGPTGKVVLADINDSMLKVGRDKLLDKGVTGNVEFVQANAECLPFPDNTFDVITIAFGLRNVTDKDAALRSMARVLKPGGKLMVLEFSKTNNPLLTKAYDFYSFNILPQMGSVIAGDAESYRYLAESIRMHPDQETLKGMMQNAGLTHCKYQNMTGGIVALHTGIKP, from the coding sequence ATGGCTGACCAGCAGCAGAACGACACCACGCATTTTGGCTATGAAAACGTCAAGACCGAGGAGAAAGTGCAACGGGTTGCCGATGTATTTCACAGTGTTGCGGGCAAATATGACCTGATGAACGATCTGATGTCCGGCGGTGTACACCGTCTCTGGAAGCGGATCACTATTGAACAGAGCGGCGTCCGTGCCGGCCACTCAGTGCTGGATATTGCCGGGGGTACCGGCGATCTGACCATGCGTTTTTCACGTCTGGTCGGGCCAACCGGCAAAGTCGTTCTGGCAGATATCAACGACTCCATGCTCAAGGTCGGTCGCGACAAACTGCTGGATAAAGGCGTTACCGGTAACGTGGAATTTGTTCAGGCCAACGCCGAGTGCCTGCCGTTCCCGGATAACACCTTCGATGTCATCACCATCGCCTTTGGTCTGCGCAACGTGACCGATAAAGATGCAGCACTGCGCTCGATGGCGCGGGTGCTCAAACCCGGCGGCAAGCTGATGGTACTGGAGTTTTCCAAAACCAATAACCCGCTGCTGACCAAGGCCTACGATTTCTACTCTTTCAATATCCTGCCGCAGATGGGCTCTGTGATCGCCGGTGACGCCGAGAGCTATCGCTATCTGGCAGAGTCGATCCGCATGCACCCTGATCAGGAAACCCTGAAGGGGATGATGCAGAACGCCGGTCTGACCCACTGTAAATACCAGAACATGACCGGCGGTATCGTCGCCCTGCATACCGGTATCAAACCTTAA
- a CDS encoding pyrimidine/purine nucleoside phosphorylase has protein sequence MLNVNEYFDGKVKSIGFENSEGNVTSGVMAPGEYEFGTSEDELMKVVSGELIVKLPGSDEFQSFPGGTEFKVAANQKFQLKVEQATAYLCFYG, from the coding sequence ATGCTTAATGTGAATGAATATTTCGATGGTAAAGTAAAATCCATCGGCTTCGAAAACAGTGAAGGTAATGTAACCTCCGGTGTTATGGCTCCGGGTGAATATGAGTTCGGCACCAGTGAAGATGAGCTGATGAAAGTGGTCAGCGGCGAACTGATCGTCAAACTGCCGGGCAGCGATGAATTTCAGTCGTTCCCTGGTGGCACCGAGTTCAAAGTCGCTGCGAATCAGAAGTTCCAGCTAAAAGTAGAACAGGCAACCGCCTACCTCTGCTTCTACGGTTAA
- the hslU gene encoding HslU--HslV peptidase ATPase subunit: MSNMTPREIVSELDRHIVGQDEAKRSVAIALRNRWRRMQLDEELRAEVTPKNILMIGPTGVGKTEIARRLAKLANAPFIKVEATKFTEVGYVGRDVETIIRDLVDMAIKMMREQEMEKVRFRAEEAAEERILDALLPPARPTGFGDNEPTREDSATRQVFRKKLREGQLDDKEIDIDVAQPQMGVEIMAPPGMEEMTNQLQSMFSGMGGGKKQSRRLKIKEAFKMLTDEEAANLVKEDELKQNAVELVEQHGIVFLDEIDKVCKGGSNSSGDVSREGVQRDLLPLIEGCTVSTKYGMVKTDHILFIASGAFHLAKPSDLIPELQGRLPIRVELNALTPDEFRRILREPNASLTDQYTALLKTEGVSVEFTDEGISRIAELAFEVNERTENIGARRLHTMMERLLEELSFSASDCSGQTITVDKAFVDQQLSELSQDEDLSHYIL; this comes from the coding sequence ATGTCTAATATGACCCCCCGTGAAATCGTATCCGAGCTGGATCGTCACATTGTCGGCCAGGATGAGGCCAAACGTTCCGTGGCTATTGCCCTGCGTAACCGCTGGCGCCGGATGCAACTGGATGAAGAGCTTCGTGCTGAAGTCACCCCCAAGAACATTCTGATGATCGGCCCTACCGGTGTCGGCAAAACCGAGATTGCCCGCCGTCTGGCAAAGCTGGCAAACGCCCCGTTCATCAAGGTTGAGGCCACCAAATTCACTGAAGTGGGCTACGTCGGCCGCGATGTGGAAACCATCATCCGCGATCTGGTGGATATGGCGATCAAAATGATGCGCGAACAGGAGATGGAGAAAGTCCGCTTCCGCGCCGAAGAAGCCGCCGAAGAGCGTATTCTTGATGCCCTGCTGCCACCGGCACGCCCGACCGGCTTTGGCGATAATGAGCCAACCCGTGAAGACAGTGCCACCCGTCAGGTTTTCCGCAAGAAACTGCGTGAAGGCCAGCTCGACGATAAAGAGATCGATATCGACGTAGCACAACCACAGATGGGCGTAGAGATCATGGCACCTCCGGGCATGGAGGAGATGACCAACCAGTTGCAGAGCATGTTCTCCGGCATGGGGGGCGGCAAAAAACAGAGCCGCCGCCTGAAGATTAAAGAAGCCTTCAAAATGCTCACCGATGAAGAAGCCGCTAATCTGGTAAAAGAGGATGAGCTGAAACAGAACGCCGTCGAACTGGTTGAGCAGCACGGTATTGTCTTCCTCGATGAGATCGACAAAGTCTGTAAAGGCGGTTCCAACAGCAGCGGCGATGTTTCCCGCGAAGGGGTTCAGCGTGATCTGCTGCCACTGATCGAAGGCTGCACCGTAAGCACGAAGTACGGTATGGTTAAAACCGACCATATCCTGTTTATCGCTTCCGGGGCATTCCATCTGGCGAAACCGTCTGACCTGATTCCTGAGCTGCAGGGTCGTCTGCCAATCCGTGTAGAACTGAATGCCCTGACGCCGGATGAGTTCCGTCGCATCCTGCGTGAACCCAACGCATCCCTGACCGATCAGTACACCGCCCTGCTGAAAACCGAGGGCGTCAGTGTCGAGTTTACCGACGAAGGGATCAGCCGAATCGCTGAGCTGGCGTTTGAAGTCAACGAACGTACCGAGAACATCGGTGCACGCCGTTTGCACACCATGATGGAGCGCCTGCTGGAAGAACTTTCCTTCAGCGCATCCGACTGCAGCGGCCAGACCATCACTGTGGACAAAGCCTTTGTCGACCAGCAACTGAGTGAGCTGAGTCAGGACGAAGATCTGAGCCACTACATACTCTAA
- a CDS encoding alpha/beta hydrolase, which produces MQRFDRDILIRGLANFTEAGSGVPSESVRAYLATYHLLDLVAGAEYRIGRICLDDTWVTLQFYGQKTGQGSRGTVVILHGYMDHVGLYQRLIHDLHRQGYDLLCYDLSGHGLSDGDALAVDDFQHYASQLAELLTCLQSTLVHPVHLLGQSTGAAVIMAHQLLFSTQQMVPLGQRILLAPLVRPALWRSIRRKFRLLKYFLRRVPRRYSLNSHDKVFCRFISEQDPLQHRDIPVSWVGAMLAWGDWVEQHKPVPGGIHMIQGTGDGTVDWRHNMAVLGRLYPELDLLLIEEARHHLVNETAHYRDRVFNRIEQILQQWENENGQP; this is translated from the coding sequence ATGCAGCGTTTTGACAGGGATATTCTTATTCGGGGATTGGCAAATTTCACCGAGGCCGGTTCAGGTGTGCCGAGCGAGAGCGTTCGCGCTTATCTGGCGACCTACCACCTGCTGGATCTGGTCGCCGGGGCGGAGTACCGGATCGGCCGGATCTGTCTGGATGATACCTGGGTAACGCTGCAATTTTATGGTCAGAAAACGGGGCAGGGCAGTCGCGGGACCGTGGTGATTCTGCACGGTTACATGGATCATGTCGGGCTCTACCAGCGCCTGATCCACGACCTGCACCGGCAGGGTTATGATCTGCTCTGTTACGATCTCAGTGGTCACGGGCTCTCCGATGGCGATGCGCTGGCGGTGGATGATTTTCAGCATTATGCGAGTCAGTTAGCTGAGCTGCTGACCTGCCTGCAATCAACGCTGGTGCATCCGGTGCATCTGCTTGGACAGAGTACCGGAGCGGCGGTGATTATGGCCCATCAGTTGTTGTTCAGCACGCAACAGATGGTGCCGCTGGGGCAGCGGATTCTGTTGGCGCCGCTGGTTCGCCCTGCCCTGTGGCGTTCTATCCGGCGTAAATTCCGCCTGTTGAAATACTTTCTGCGGCGGGTGCCACGGCGTTACAGTCTGAATTCACATGACAAAGTGTTCTGCCGTTTTATCAGCGAGCAGGACCCGCTGCAGCACCGGGACATTCCGGTCAGTTGGGTGGGAGCGATGCTCGCCTGGGGAGATTGGGTTGAGCAGCACAAACCGGTGCCCGGAGGGATACATATGATTCAGGGAACTGGCGATGGCACAGTAGACTGGCGGCATAATATGGCGGTACTGGGGCGGCTTTACCCCGAGCTGGATTTGTTGCTGATTGAGGAAGCAAGGCACCATCTGGTGAATGAAACGGCTCACTATCGGGACCGGGTTTTCAACAGAATAGAGCAGATTTTACAGCAGTGGGAAAACGAAAACGGGCAGCCCTGA
- a CDS encoding LysR family transcriptional regulator, which translates to MDIKHLRYFKTVADLRSFTQAAALLHIAQPAISMAIRKLEEELELTLFHRKDRKVSLTDEGHRLYGHAARILQATEDALLEMQELKGLLRGEVRVGIPSMLGSYHFPPILMAFRHRYPQLNLTVIDGGAGKLQQLLEQGELDLAVVVDESTPETLQSEVFLREQMMVICPREHPFAGLDSVDYEQLFAEELVMFNSGYFHRNVVDRLSKQAGLKPNISFETNLIPLIKSIVRQGFAISTLMEMVIRDEPELVARPFTKPVWLDLSIAWRRDGYLSQANRTFVDFVLEQSGRNCL; encoded by the coding sequence ATGGACATTAAACACCTGCGTTACTTCAAAACCGTTGCCGATCTGCGCAGCTTTACCCAGGCCGCAGCGCTGTTGCACATCGCTCAGCCAGCGATCAGCATGGCGATCCGTAAGCTGGAGGAGGAGCTGGAACTCACCCTGTTTCATCGAAAAGACCGAAAAGTCAGCCTGACTGATGAAGGGCACCGCCTGTATGGGCATGCCGCACGTATTCTTCAGGCCACCGAAGATGCACTTCTGGAGATGCAGGAACTCAAGGGTCTGCTGCGGGGAGAGGTTCGGGTGGGAATACCCAGCATGCTCGGCTCCTATCACTTCCCCCCCATTCTGATGGCCTTTCGCCATCGTTATCCACAGCTTAACCTGACGGTCATTGATGGCGGTGCCGGCAAATTACAGCAACTGCTGGAACAGGGTGAACTGGATCTGGCAGTGGTGGTGGATGAATCCACCCCGGAAACCCTGCAGTCTGAAGTATTTCTGCGTGAACAGATGATGGTGATCTGCCCGCGCGAGCACCCTTTTGCCGGCCTCGACAGTGTCGATTATGAACAACTTTTCGCAGAAGAGCTGGTGATGTTCAACAGCGGTTATTTCCATCGCAACGTGGTCGACCGCCTTTCGAAACAGGCGGGCCTGAAGCCGAATATCAGTTTTGAAACCAACCTGATCCCGCTGATCAAATCGATTGTCAGGCAGGGCTTTGCCATCTCAACACTGATGGAAATGGTGATCCGCGATGAACCGGAACTGGTCGCCCGTCCCTTCACTAAGCCGGTCTGGCTTGACCTGTCTATCGCCTGGCGCCGGGATGGTTATCTGTCACAGGCCAACCGGACTTTTGTTGACTTTGTTCTGGAGCAAAGCGGAAGGAACTGTCTATAG
- a CDS encoding fumarylacetoacetate hydrolase family protein — MSYNHRFLDGRRADLPTGKVICIGRNYADHAAELNNPIPAEPILFIKPASSVVDMTEPFAVPTQWGEVHFETEMSILIGRRLQQATEAEAEAAIAGIGIGLDLTLRELQSRLKEKGHPWEKSKAFDGACPLSPFVTPDQVSDLQDVGVKLTVNGELRQQGNSALMLNRVLPLICHSSEFFTLEPGDVILTGTPAGVGPVEPGDQLTAELDGLLSVTTRAI, encoded by the coding sequence ATGAGTTATAACCACCGTTTTCTGGATGGCCGCCGTGCTGACCTTCCCACGGGTAAAGTGATCTGCATCGGTCGCAACTACGCTGATCATGCCGCTGAACTGAATAATCCCATCCCTGCTGAACCGATCCTGTTTATCAAACCGGCCAGCAGCGTGGTGGATATGACCGAACCATTTGCTGTGCCGACGCAATGGGGGGAGGTGCATTTTGAAACAGAGATGTCGATCCTGATTGGTAGGCGTTTACAGCAGGCAACGGAAGCCGAAGCCGAAGCGGCTATTGCCGGCATTGGTATCGGCCTTGATCTGACACTGCGTGAGTTGCAATCCCGTCTCAAGGAGAAAGGGCATCCCTGGGAGAAATCTAAAGCCTTTGACGGGGCCTGCCCGCTTTCGCCTTTTGTTACGCCTGATCAGGTCTCCGATCTGCAGGATGTTGGGGTGAAGCTGACGGTGAATGGCGAACTGCGCCAGCAGGGGAACAGTGCGCTGATGCTGAACCGGGTTTTACCGCTGATCTGTCATAGCAGTGAGTTCTTCACGCTGGAGCCCGGTGATGTGATTCTGACCGGCACCCCGGCGGGTGTCGGGCCGGTTGAACCGGGCGATCAGTTGACGGCAGAGCTTGATGGCCTGCTCTCGGTGACGACGCGGGCTATCTGA